The Desmonostoc muscorum LEGE 12446 genome includes a region encoding these proteins:
- a CDS encoding ABC transporter ATP-binding protein, whose product MATFRDIVSYYRADWKLSVFSIAASSIYEIIDLVVPYAIGQILNVLSNQPLDKPLESAIATFSDITNYPVNKSLSLSILLGLIFVVTVLRAPTQAWLTIWFHWAIALRRRRYKSQTAIEKILTLPLEFYDENNPGRIAGRIARGIGNHTFSYPEIAGQLIPKLIRVLAIFVFILVIEWRIAVLYLISFVVILSLTLKDLQWLIWHETLLDKYMEDTESRTSELITNIKTVKAFATEANELKRQNQRLDRELTVVIDRIHRGYVKLSTWQRSVIQFCVFTILGLTLAATVDGRISLGHFIMILTLSSMAYAELEPISVLAETFARRYSAMLRFHEFLQEPTAPDSAGLLEESNHTESPYKFSGKVEFSDVSFGYNANRQVLQDINLLIEPYQTVALVGRSGSGKSTLVKLLLRYFEPQSGQILIDGQDIRTLDVGKYRRRLAIVHQEVDVFNGTILDNLTYGRPNASLEEVQEACRIARVDEVMQHLPQGYYTVVGERGVRLSGGQRQRLGIARALLVKPDVLVFDEATSSLDYESERSIQLAMRSIQGTCTTIVIAHRLSTVREADKIVVLDQGRIVEVGSHDELLRHEGIYRRLHSLQETGELLS is encoded by the coding sequence ATGGCGACATTTCGAGATATTGTCAGTTACTATCGCGCTGACTGGAAGCTGAGTGTTTTCAGTATTGCAGCATCTAGCATTTACGAAATTATTGATTTAGTTGTACCTTATGCGATTGGACAGATTTTAAACGTTTTGTCTAATCAACCCTTGGATAAACCACTTGAAAGTGCGATCGCAACTTTTTCTGACATCACCAATTACCCAGTTAATAAATCTCTATCTTTGAGTATATTACTTGGCTTAATTTTTGTTGTCACTGTCTTGAGAGCGCCTACGCAAGCTTGGTTAACAATTTGGTTTCATTGGGCTATAGCTTTAAGGCGGCGTCGGTATAAAAGCCAAACAGCCATAGAAAAAATTCTCACTTTGCCACTGGAATTTTATGATGAAAATAATCCAGGACGTATTGCTGGACGCATAGCTAGAGGTATTGGAAACCATACTTTCTCCTATCCCGAAATTGCCGGACAGTTGATTCCTAAACTGATTCGTGTACTGGCAATTTTTGTGTTTATTTTGGTGATTGAATGGCGAATTGCGGTTTTGTATTTAATTTCTTTCGTAGTTATTCTTAGCTTGACATTGAAGGATTTACAGTGGCTGATTTGGCACGAAACTCTTCTGGATAAATATATGGAAGATACAGAAAGCCGAACTTCCGAATTGATCACTAATATCAAAACCGTGAAAGCATTTGCTACAGAAGCTAACGAACTGAAGCGGCAAAATCAGAGATTGGATCGTGAGCTAACGGTAGTTATCGATCGCATCCACAGAGGTTATGTTAAACTCTCTACTTGGCAAAGAAGCGTAATTCAGTTTTGTGTGTTTACAATTCTGGGATTAACTTTAGCAGCAACAGTAGACGGGAGAATTTCTCTTGGTCACTTTATCATGATATTAACTCTTTCTAGCATGGCTTATGCTGAGCTAGAACCTATTAGTGTTTTGGCAGAAACTTTTGCCCGTCGTTATTCTGCTATGCTGCGGTTTCACGAGTTTCTTCAAGAACCAACTGCACCTGATTCTGCTGGTCTTTTAGAAGAGAGTAATCACACAGAATCACCTTATAAATTTAGTGGAAAAGTTGAGTTTTCCGATGTAAGTTTTGGATATAATGCCAACCGTCAAGTTTTGCAAGATATTAACTTGTTGATTGAACCATATCAAACAGTAGCATTAGTGGGGCGTTCTGGCTCTGGAAAGTCTACTTTAGTGAAATTGCTGTTGCGATATTTTGAACCACAATCAGGTCAAATTCTCATTGATGGTCAAGATATTCGCACCTTAGATGTGGGTAAATATAGACGAAGATTAGCGATCGTTCATCAAGAAGTAGACGTTTTTAACGGTACCATATTGGATAACCTCACCTACGGTAGACCGAATGCCAGTTTGGAGGAAGTTCAAGAAGCCTGTAGAATTGCCAGAGTCGATGAAGTAATGCAGCACTTACCCCAAGGTTATTACACCGTTGTCGGGGAACGAGGCGTTCGGTTATCTGGAGGACAAAGACAACGTTTGGGAATTGCGAGGGCGTTGTTAGTCAAACCAGACGTGCTGGTTTTTGACGAAGCCACCTCTAGCTTAGATTATGAGTCGGAACGTTCAATTCAGCTAGCAATGCGATCGATTCAAGGTACTTGTACCACCATTGTCATCGCCCACCGTTTAAGTACAGTCAGGGAAGCAGATAAGATTGTAGTTCTAGATCAAGGAAGGATTGTAGAAGTGGGTAGCCACGATGAACTTTTACGTCACGAGGGTATTTATCGCCGCTTACACTCCCTCCAAGAAACTGGAGAACTTTTAAGTTAA
- a CDS encoding DUF6816 family protein yields MFFIKAILSFCLIAFFLLCSGEAEAGELSGRLTNFPQWEKLTSVEPASGDLIYPEWMAGTWEVTSTLVDLAAPLAPDIVTPGFEGNRRQLNQPVSFLVRFVKEQPQNTGLKILPWIDKKSPILVADRAFNSLNLARASLGNEAVLAVKVDPDSPNRQITFLRSSHQLVSIVTARATETTPDDKFITTEVFQQLFKGSSRPYLNSVESTTAYHKLSTDNPTIEADQVTAVYLSPQDPNYFTAGSRPVALYRYHLEFVPAQMLTTSKE; encoded by the coding sequence ATGTTTTTTATAAAAGCGATTTTGAGTTTTTGCTTAATTGCTTTTTTCCTGCTATGTAGTGGAGAAGCTGAAGCCGGAGAGTTATCTGGACGGTTAACCAACTTTCCCCAGTGGGAAAAATTAACCTCCGTGGAACCGGCTTCGGGTGATTTAATTTACCCTGAATGGATGGCTGGTACTTGGGAGGTGACAAGCACCTTGGTAGATTTGGCTGCGCCTTTGGCACCAGATATTGTCACACCAGGATTTGAAGGTAATCGGCGACAATTAAATCAACCTGTAAGTTTTCTAGTAAGATTTGTAAAAGAGCAACCACAGAACACTGGGTTAAAAATACTCCCTTGGATAGATAAAAAATCACCAATTTTAGTAGCAGATAGAGCATTTAATAGTTTGAATTTGGCACGGGCTTCTTTAGGAAATGAAGCGGTGTTAGCGGTTAAAGTAGATCCAGATTCACCTAATCGTCAAATTACATTCTTGCGTAGCAGTCACCAACTAGTTTCCATTGTTACTGCACGGGCTACAGAAACTACTCCTGATGACAAGTTCATTACTACAGAGGTATTTCAACAACTATTTAAAGGCAGTTCACGCCCCTATTTAAACTCTGTGGAATCTACCACGGCTTACCACAAACTTTCCACAGATAATCCAACAATTGAAGCAGATCAAGTTACTGCTGTTTATCTTTCACCGCAAGATCCAAATTATTTTACCGCAGGTTCTCGTCCAGTTGCTCTTTATCGCTATCACCTGGAATTTGTCCCTGCACAAATGCTTACTACTTCAAAGGAGTGA